A window of Blastomonas sp. SL216 contains these coding sequences:
- a CDS encoding chemotaxis response regulator protein-glutamate methylesterase, whose translation MVRPKIRVLIIDDSASVRQTLTAVLQEDPEIEVIAAASDPFAAARYIKDEVPDVITLDVEMPRMDGITFLRKIMEQCPVPVVMCSSLTEEGSETLMQALEAGAVDIICKPRMGVADHLAESRMMIRETVKGAARARVSGRKAAPQPRKVEAKLTADAMLMPPSGRAMSRTTEMVVCIGASTGGTEALREVLMALPANSPGIVIVQHMPENFTRAFAKRLDGLCNVSVKEAQDGDTVMRGHVLIAPGGKHTLLERQGARYLVSVREGPLVSRHRPSVDVLFRSAARSAGSNAVGIIMTGMGDDGARGLLEMKQCGARTFAQDEASCIVFGMPKEAIARDAADKVIPLGAIARELLHATAR comes from the coding sequence ATGGTGCGTCCCAAGATCCGCGTGCTCATCATCGATGACAGCGCCAGCGTGCGCCAGACGCTTACGGCCGTGCTGCAGGAAGATCCCGAGATCGAGGTGATCGCCGCCGCATCGGACCCGTTTGCCGCGGCCCGTTACATCAAGGACGAGGTCCCCGACGTCATCACGCTCGACGTCGAGATGCCGCGCATGGATGGCATCACCTTCCTGCGCAAGATCATGGAACAATGCCCGGTGCCGGTGGTGATGTGCTCGTCGCTGACCGAAGAGGGCTCCGAAACGCTGATGCAGGCGCTGGAGGCCGGCGCGGTCGACATCATCTGCAAGCCGCGCATGGGCGTGGCCGACCATCTGGCAGAATCGCGCATGATGATCCGCGAGACGGTCAAGGGCGCGGCCAGGGCCCGGGTCAGCGGACGCAAGGCGGCGCCCCAGCCCCGCAAGGTCGAAGCCAAGCTGACAGCCGACGCGATGCTGATGCCGCCTTCGGGCCGCGCGATGAGCCGCACGACCGAGATGGTCGTGTGCATCGGTGCCTCGACCGGCGGCACCGAGGCGCTGCGCGAGGTGCTGATGGCACTGCCCGCCAATTCGCCCGGCATCGTCATTGTCCAGCACATGCCGGAGAATTTCACCCGCGCCTTTGCCAAGCGGCTCGACGGTCTGTGCAATGTCAGCGTCAAGGAAGCGCAGGACGGCGATACGGTGATGCGCGGCCATGTGCTGATTGCGCCGGGCGGCAAGCACACGCTGCTCGAACGCCAGGGCGCGCGCTATCTCGTCTCGGTGCGCGAAGGCCCGCTGGTCTCGCGCCACCGTCCCTCGGTCGATGTGCTGTTCCGCTCTGCCGCGCGCAGTGCCGGATCGAACGCGGTCGGCATCATCATGACCGGCATGGGCGATGACGGCGCGCGCGGTCTGCTCGAGATGAAACAGTGCGGAGCGCGCACCTTTGCGCAGGACGAGGCGAGCTGCATCGTCTTCGGCATGCCCAAAGAGGCCATCGCCCGCGATGCCGCCGACAAGGTGATCCCGCTGGGCGCGATCGCCCGCGAACTGCTCCACGCCACGGCCCGCTGA
- a CDS encoding TonB-dependent receptor: protein MTSSFVSRRRAMITTAFSALALASLPHLAQAQTADQPEAQEAEPAEIIVSARRREESLQETPVAVTVFSGEALEDRQITQTQDLERFTPSLQFKPAGQLSGNSAAAVVFIRGIGQLDPTAAVDPGVGVYIDDVYVGRSVGGTIELGDIASVQVLRGPQGTLFGRNTIGGAILVKTREPEFDAFSGRSRLRTGEDNLIEGSTALNLPITSNLAARVSGGFRKRDGYVRRAFDGLRLGNDNVYTLNAALKWEASPSFNLLLRGDYTERNENGAPFVFAGINEQAPVPAIASVGAGCPGATIPFAPLTPGNPRFGAPNVPLINDPRCANDFYNRGPYVNGGTAPVLSTSKVWGLSATASLALSEALTVKSITAYRDTQSRGVRDADNTPFVILTTDVGAQSQQFSQEVQLQLDSGPVNGILGAYYFDEDTDERASVPISFPPTPAVIGSILAGGPGSRDLQLSALETKSFAIFGEATWEVSTGLELTGGLRYTEDRKTYQGTVLNLFPSTRPDPNPLPTLAIPQGGPLFIFPTPNRETFSALTGSASVRYQVADWLSTYVSYARSFKSGGFNTRYNAPPAGNVPIPFDEETVDSYELGAKMDFGALRLNLAAFQADYQDIQLIFRAGPVPLLFNAGKARIRGFEAEASYRSGGFSLEASMSMLDDDILSITAIPGATATVLPGDDLPLTPSFQGSFGIAYDFQLTDTLQLTPRFDGSYSSSVVFITGSVPEIEQDAYFVANASLTLAHEDGWKLQAGLTNLFDERYLVQGNASLATLGYAERIFARPRQWFMQASFQF, encoded by the coding sequence ATGACGAGCAGCTTCGTATCGCGCCGCCGCGCAATGATCACAACGGCCTTCAGCGCCCTGGCGCTGGCAAGCCTGCCGCACCTGGCCCAGGCGCAAACGGCAGATCAACCGGAAGCACAAGAGGCAGAGCCGGCAGAGATCATCGTCAGCGCCCGCCGCCGCGAGGAATCGCTGCAGGAAACCCCCGTGGCCGTCACGGTGTTCAGCGGCGAGGCGCTGGAAGACCGCCAGATCACGCAGACCCAGGACCTTGAACGGTTCACGCCCAGCCTGCAGTTCAAGCCCGCGGGCCAGCTTTCGGGCAACAGCGCGGCAGCGGTGGTATTCATCCGCGGCATCGGCCAGCTCGACCCCACCGCTGCGGTCGATCCGGGCGTCGGCGTCTATATCGACGATGTCTATGTCGGCAGGTCGGTCGGCGGAACCATCGAACTGGGCGATATCGCCAGCGTCCAGGTTCTGCGCGGACCGCAGGGCACGCTGTTCGGGCGCAACACCATCGGCGGCGCGATCCTGGTCAAGACCCGCGAGCCCGAGTTCGACGCCTTTTCCGGGCGCAGCCGGCTTCGCACGGGCGAGGACAATCTGATCGAGGGGTCGACCGCGCTCAACCTTCCGATCACCAGCAATCTGGCCGCCCGGGTCTCCGGCGGTTTTCGCAAGCGCGACGGCTATGTCCGGCGCGCCTTCGATGGGCTGCGGCTGGGCAATGACAATGTCTACACGCTCAATGCCGCACTGAAATGGGAGGCATCGCCGAGCTTCAATCTGCTGCTGCGCGGAGATTATACCGAGCGCAACGAGAATGGTGCGCCTTTCGTCTTTGCCGGAATCAACGAACAGGCCCCGGTTCCCGCGATCGCCAGTGTCGGGGCGGGATGCCCTGGCGCGACGATCCCGTTCGCGCCGCTGACCCCCGGCAACCCGCGCTTCGGCGCGCCCAATGTGCCGCTGATCAACGATCCGCGCTGCGCCAACGATTTCTACAATCGCGGGCCCTATGTGAATGGCGGCACCGCCCCGGTTCTGAGCACGTCCAAGGTCTGGGGCCTGTCGGCAACGGCCAGCCTCGCGCTCTCCGAAGCCCTGACGGTCAAGAGCATCACTGCCTATCGCGACACGCAATCGCGCGGCGTCCGCGATGCCGACAACACCCCGTTCGTCATCCTGACCACCGATGTCGGGGCGCAATCGCAGCAGTTCAGTCAGGAAGTGCAGCTGCAGCTCGACAGCGGCCCGGTGAACGGCATCCTGGGCGCCTATTATTTCGATGAGGACACGGACGAACGCGCCTCGGTTCCGATTTCCTTCCCGCCAACCCCCGCAGTGATCGGTTCGATCCTCGCCGGTGGGCCGGGAAGCCGCGACCTGCAGCTGTCGGCGCTTGAAACCAAGTCCTTTGCGATCTTCGGCGAGGCGACCTGGGAGGTGTCCACGGGCCTCGAGCTGACCGGCGGGCTTCGCTATACCGAGGATCGCAAGACCTATCAGGGCACGGTGCTGAACCTGTTCCCGTCCACCCGCCCCGATCCCAACCCGCTGCCCACCCTGGCGATCCCGCAAGGCGGACCGCTGTTCATCTTCCCGACCCCCAATCGGGAGACCTTCTCGGCGCTGACCGGTTCGGCAAGCGTGCGCTATCAGGTGGCCGACTGGCTGAGCACCTATGTCTCCTATGCGCGCAGCTTCAAGTCGGGTGGCTTCAACACCCGCTACAACGCGCCGCCTGCAGGCAATGTGCCGATCCCGTTCGATGAGGAAACGGTCGACAGCTACGAACTCGGCGCGAAGATGGATTTCGGTGCGCTGCGCCTCAATCTCGCGGCGTTCCAGGCGGATTATCAGGACATCCAGCTGATCTTCCGCGCCGGCCCGGTGCCGCTGCTGTTCAATGCAGGCAAGGCGCGCATTCGCGGGTTCGAGGCCGAAGCCTCGTATCGCAGCGGCGGCTTCTCGTTGGAGGCGTCGATGAGCATGCTCGACGACGACATCCTGTCGATCACCGCCATACCGGGTGCGACCGCAACGGTGCTGCCGGGCGACGATCTTCCGCTGACGCCATCGTTCCAGGGCAGCTTTGGTATCGCCTATGATTTCCAGCTGACCGACACGTTGCAGCTGACGCCGCGCTTCGACGGATCGTACAGTTCCTCAGTGGTGTTCATCACCGGAAGCGTTCCGGAAATCGAGCAGGATGCCTATTTCGTTGCCAATGCGTCGCTCACGCTGGCGCATGAAGATGGCTGGAAGCTGCAGGCCGGACTTACCAACCTGTTCGACGAACGCTATCTGGTGCAGGGCAACGCATCGCTGGCGACCTTGGGCTATGCCGAGCGGATCTTCGCCCGCCCCCGCCAGTGGTTCATGCAGGCCAGCTTCCAGTTCTGA
- a CDS encoding LysR family transcriptional regulator: MMDNWNLRHLRAVAAIVRLGSICSAAEAVSISQPAITQGLFKLEAQLGVALFSRLPEGMQPTEAAMLLAPRIERALHHIGSPRVTMAQVRALLALAEGGSYARASALTGLSQPTLHRALADLAVALCHTLVERRGKGIGFTAYGWRMIRAFRLARAELLSGLAEIETLKGREVGKITIGAMPLSRARVLPMAVAAFHALYPGVRIVITEGAFLELIEPLRDGDLDLIVGALRDPPPGNDVEQEPLFFDRPAIIGRRGHPLADCDPTMADLASFPWIVSPQGTPLYGQWRAMFEQAGLALPTVPIECGSVVAIRQLLITSDFLTVLSPDQVAIELSTQWLHRIANAPAGLTRTIGMMTRSGWQPTLVQAAFVEQLRLASRQGVLPGRDGAPAAADVLQMAEAP, encoded by the coding sequence ATGATGGATAACTGGAATCTGCGCCATTTGAGAGCAGTTGCCGCGATTGTGCGCCTGGGAAGTATCTGCTCAGCGGCCGAGGCTGTCAGCATATCGCAACCCGCGATCACCCAGGGATTGTTCAAGCTGGAGGCACAGCTTGGCGTCGCACTGTTCAGCCGACTGCCCGAAGGGATGCAGCCGACCGAGGCGGCGATGCTGCTCGCTCCGCGGATCGAGCGCGCGCTGCACCATATCGGCAGTCCGCGCGTGACCATGGCGCAGGTGCGGGCGCTGCTGGCTTTGGCCGAAGGCGGCAGCTATGCGCGTGCCAGCGCGCTGACCGGGCTTTCGCAACCCACGCTGCACCGGGCGCTGGCCGATCTTGCCGTTGCGTTGTGCCACACGCTGGTCGAGCGGCGCGGCAAGGGCATCGGCTTTACCGCTTATGGCTGGCGGATGATCCGCGCGTTTCGGCTCGCGCGGGCAGAGTTGCTATCAGGCCTGGCAGAAATCGAAACGCTCAAGGGGCGCGAAGTCGGCAAGATCACGATCGGTGCAATGCCCTTGTCGCGGGCCCGCGTTCTGCCCATGGCGGTCGCCGCCTTTCATGCGCTCTATCCGGGCGTCCGCATCGTCATCACCGAAGGCGCGTTTCTCGAGCTGATCGAGCCGCTGCGCGATGGCGATCTTGACCTGATCGTCGGGGCGCTGCGAGATCCGCCGCCCGGCAATGACGTGGAGCAGGAGCCGCTGTTCTTCGATCGCCCGGCCATCATCGGGCGCAGGGGGCATCCGCTGGCCGATTGCGACCCGACCATGGCGGACCTCGCCAGCTTCCCGTGGATCGTGTCCCCGCAAGGCACTCCGCTTTATGGCCAGTGGCGCGCGATGTTCGAACAGGCTGGCCTTGCGTTGCCGACCGTGCCGATCGAGTGCGGGTCGGTGGTCGCCATCCGCCAATTGCTGATCACCAGCGATTTCCTGACGGTGCTGTCCCCCGACCAGGTGGCCATCGAGCTGTCGACCCAATGGCTGCACCGGATCGCCAATGCGCCTGCAGGCCTGACTAGGACGATCGGCATGATGACGCGATCCGGCTGGCAACCGACGCTCGTGCAGGCCGCCTTTGTCGAACAGCTCAGGCTGGCATCGCGCCAGGGCGTGCTTCCCGGTCGCGATGGGGCGCCCGCCGCAGCCGACGTCCTGCAAATGGCCGAAGCCCCGTGA
- a CDS encoding sigma-70 family RNA polymerase sigma factor, producing MLAERDGFLRFLRARGAGDLAEDIVQDTWLRLASLNTEPIADPRSYLFRALNNVMHDRYRSAQRSRKRDGEWLEINSDSGGASDAPMPDRALAARAALAQAEAALRAEGERVLDIFRLFRINGMGQRAIAQHLGLSLSTVEKDLQKAYRALIRLRETQDAE from the coding sequence TTGCTGGCTGAGCGGGATGGTTTCCTCCGCTTCCTCCGCGCGCGCGGGGCAGGCGATCTGGCCGAGGATATCGTGCAGGACACCTGGCTGCGGCTGGCCTCGCTGAACACCGAGCCCATTGCCGATCCGCGCAGCTATCTGTTCCGCGCGCTCAACAACGTGATGCACGACCGGTACCGGTCCGCCCAGCGATCGCGCAAGCGCGATGGCGAATGGCTTGAAATCAACAGCGATTCCGGCGGCGCATCGGATGCGCCCATGCCCGATCGCGCTCTGGCCGCCAGGGCAGCGCTTGCCCAGGCCGAAGCAGCGCTCAGGGCCGAAGGCGAACGCGTGCTGGATATCTTCCGCCTGTTCCGCATCAACGGCATGGGCCAGCGCGCCATCGCCCAGCATCTGGGGCTCAGCCTCAGCACGGTCGAGAAGGATCTGCAAAAGGCCTATCGGGCGCTGATCCGCCTCAGGGAGACGCAAGATGCGGAATGA
- a CDS encoding FecR domain-containing protein → MTDTDERIRQEALEWVLASQEADFAGWQALTDWLEADARHNPAYDAAMAAGSWMADLTAAAAPRLPVAANDSEDAVPGHSRSWRSGYLALAAAIVAVLLIPLWQLRPQPYVVTTPNGQTQSIALEDGSRILLNGGTRLALDKAEPRFARLERGEAMFIVRHDSADPFVVEAGDVRLVDIGTAFNVVRQGQSIDVAVSEGAVIVNPEQEKVRLDPGRRAQIDGATGRIIVSDVATSHIGGWRSGQISFADARLAEVAQALERTLGTRVAVSPALAEARFSGILQVAGRKADAMPQIAPVLGARAVRRKQGWELVSIDAQP, encoded by the coding sequence ATGACAGACACAGACGAACGGATCCGCCAGGAGGCGCTGGAATGGGTGCTGGCGTCGCAAGAGGCCGACTTTGCCGGATGGCAGGCGCTGACCGACTGGCTGGAGGCCGATGCGCGCCACAACCCGGCCTATGATGCCGCGATGGCGGCTGGCAGCTGGATGGCCGATCTGACGGCAGCGGCTGCACCGCGTCTGCCGGTCGCGGCCAACGACAGCGAGGACGCGGTGCCTGGACACAGCCGGAGCTGGCGGAGCGGCTATCTGGCGCTGGCCGCGGCCATCGTCGCGGTTTTGCTGATCCCGCTCTGGCAGCTGCGCCCGCAGCCCTATGTCGTCACCACGCCCAACGGCCAGACGCAGAGCATCGCGCTGGAGGACGGCAGCCGCATCCTGCTGAACGGCGGAACACGGCTGGCGCTCGACAAGGCCGAACCGCGCTTTGCCCGGCTGGAACGCGGCGAAGCGATGTTCATCGTCCGCCATGACAGCGCCGATCCGTTTGTCGTCGAGGCAGGCGATGTGCGGCTGGTCGATATCGGCACCGCCTTCAACGTGGTCCGCCAGGGCCAGTCGATCGACGTCGCGGTGTCAGAAGGCGCGGTGATCGTCAATCCCGAGCAGGAGAAGGTACGGCTTGACCCCGGTCGCCGGGCGCAGATTGACGGGGCGACGGGGCGGATCATCGTGTCGGACGTGGCGACCAGCCATATTGGCGGCTGGCGATCGGGCCAGATCAGCTTTGCCGATGCGCGGCTGGCCGAAGTGGCGCAGGCGCTGGAACGGACGCTGGGTACCAGGGTGGCGGTCTCGCCCGCCCTGGCCGAAGCCCGGTTCAGCGGAATCTTGCAGGTGGCGGGGCGCAAGGCCGACGCAATGCCGCAGATCGCGCCGGTGCTCGGCGCGCGCGCGGTCCGGCGAAAGCAGGGCTGGGAACTGGTGAGCATAGATGCACAGCCGTAA